The Catenulispora sp. EB89 DNA segment GATGCCGATCAGCAGGATCGCCACCGGCCGGGTGAAGTCGATGACGTCGGCCAGCGTCGGGTCGGCGAGCAGCTTGCCGGGCTCGCGGGCGTCGGCGTGGATGAAGACCGTACGGCCGTGATCCTGGTCGGCCATCAGAACCCTGGCATGCGCCAGAACGATCGGGTCGTTGTCTATGTAGGCGACCCGCGAGTCCGGCGCCACCTTCTGCGCGACTTCATGGGTGTTCTCCTGCGTCGGCAGCCCGGTCCCGATGTCGATGAACTGCCGAATCCCGGACTCGGCGAGGAAGCGCACCGCGCGCCGCAGGTACTCGCGCTGCTCACGACAGGTGTCGCGCATGCCCGGGTTCCCCTTGAGGATCCGCGCCGCGGCCTCCCGGTCCGCCGGGAAGTTGTCCTTGCCGCCGAGGAAGAAGTCGTATACCCGAGCGATGTGCGCCACGGAGGTGTCGATGGTGGTCGGCAGCCAGTGCCCGACCCCCTCGACGCCGTCCTGACGCCGGCCGTTCTCAGACATGCGAACCTCCACCCTCGGCGGCCGGCCCCGTACGCGGCGGCCCGTTGGAGAGTCAGGATACTGTGCGCTGAATCACGTCGCCGGAGGCGGTGCCCACGGCTCGGCGACCTCGGCGGCGAGCTGGTCGACGCTTGCCGCTCGGGTCGCCGGCCACGGAGAAGTCAGATCACTCTGTGGGAGCGGCACCGGCCGCGACGTCGACCACCCACGTGACGCCGAAGCGGTCGGTGAGCATCCCGTACGCCGGGGCCCACGGCGAGGGCTCCAGCTTCTGCAGGACGGTGGCGCCGTCGGCCAGCTTCTCCCAGATCGGCGTCACGTCTTCGACGGTCTCGCCGCGGACCGACTCGAAGAACGGGGCGATGCCCTTGTCGTAGGGCCGGTCGGCCGGGACGTCGAAGGCCATGATCGCGAAGCCGCTGGGGGCCGTGACCTGGCCCCACATGATCAGTTCTTCCTCCTCGGGGCTCTTTGCGGCGTGCATGGCGCCGTAGGTGATGACGGTCAGTTCGCCGTCGAAGACGTCGCGGTAGAACTCCAGCGCTGCTCGGGCGTCGCCGCGGAAGTTGATGTGGGTCGTTGATTTGATGCTCATGGCGGCAACTCTGACAGCGGTAGCGGCCAGGTTGTGTCCTCTACTCGCGGCATGATGGAAGGCATGCCGAAGACTTCCGGACGATTGTTGTCCTTGTTGTCCCTGTTGCAGGCGCGCCGGGATTGGCCGGGCGCGGACCTCGCCGCGCGTCTGGAGGTGAGTCCGCGGACGGTGCGGCGGGACGTCGACCGGCTGCGGGAGCTCGGGTACCCGATCGCGACGGTGAAGGGGCCCGACGGCGGCTACCGCCTGAGCGCCGGCTCCGAGCTGCCGCCGCTGCTGTTCGACGACGACCAGGCGGTGGCGCTGGCCGCGGCGTTGCAGACCGCGGTGGTCAACGGCGGAGGCATGGAGGAGGCCGCGATGCGTGCGTTGCATACGGTGCGGCAGGTGATGCCTTCGCGGCTGCGGCGCCGCGTCGACATGTTCCAGGTGACGGCGATCGGCACGGCGTCGGGTGCCGTCGGCCTCGATGTGCTCACGACGCTCAGCGCCGCCGTCCACGCTCGCGAGGTGCTGCGCTTCGACTACGCCGACGCCCTGCGCAAAGCCGAGCCGCACCACGTCGTGACGCGCGGTGGCCGCTGGTACCTCGTGGCCTGGGACCTCGACCGCGACGACTGGCGCGTCTTCCGCGCCGACCGCATCAGCCCCCGCACCCCGAACGGCCCGCGCTTCACCCCGCGCGAGGTGCCCGGCGGCGACGTGGCCGCGTTCGTCACCAGCCGCTTCCAGGGCAACGACGGCGTCGGCGGCACCGGCAGCTCCGGCAGCTCCGGCAGCACTGGCGGCACCCGCGGCACCGGCGGCACCGGCGGCACTGGCAGCTCCGGCAGCACTGGCGGCACCGGCGGCACCGGCGGCACCGGCGGCACTGGCAGCTCCGGCGGCGCTGGCAGCTCCGGCAGCTCCGGCGGCACTGGCGGCTCCGGCAGCTTCGGCGGCACCGGCGGCTCCGGCGGCAGCGGCGGCGCCAGCAGAACCGACATCGCCAGCGGCTGGCCCTGCCGTGGCGAGGTGATCCTGCACGCGCCGATCGCCGACGTGGCGCCGTTCGCGCACGACGCGCTCGTCGAGGAGCTGGGTCCGGAACGCTGCCGGCTCGTGCTGGGATCG contains these protein-coding regions:
- a CDS encoding helix-turn-helix transcriptional regulator, with translation MPKTSGRLLSLLSLLQARRDWPGADLAARLEVSPRTVRRDVDRLRELGYPIATVKGPDGGYRLSAGSELPPLLFDDDQAVALAAALQTAVVNGGGMEEAAMRALHTVRQVMPSRLRRRVDMFQVTAIGTASGAVGLDVLTTLSAAVHAREVLRFDYADALRKAEPHHVVTRGGRWYLVAWDLDRDDWRVFRADRISPRTPNGPRFTPREVPGGDVAAFVTSRFQGNDGVGGTGSSGSSGSTGGTRGTGGTGGTGSSGSTGGTGGTGGTGGTGSSGGAGSSGSSGGTGGSGSFGGTGGSGGSGGASRTDIASGWPCRGEVILHAPIADVAPFAHDALVEELGPERCRLVLGSWSWPALAAAIGAFDADVEVVGPPELRDAFALLARRYAAAYD
- a CDS encoding SAM-dependent methyltransferase, which encodes MSENGRRQDGVEGVGHWLPTTIDTSVAHIARVYDFFLGGKDNFPADREAAARILKGNPGMRDTCREQREYLRRAVRFLAESGIRQFIDIGTGLPTQENTHEVAQKVAPDSRVAYIDNDPIVLAHARVLMADQDHGRTVFIHADAREPGKLLADPTLADVIDFTRPVAILLIGILHFMPDNENPAELISTLLDAAPEGSYLAISHGTPDFAPEIGDAVQAAYQASSMPCRVRTSDEVMALLRGVELVEPGLVLLAEWRPDGPVPEDRQEITYAAVGRKRA
- a CDS encoding VOC family protein → MSIKSTTHINFRGDARAALEFYRDVFDGELTVITYGAMHAAKSPEEEELIMWGQVTAPSGFAIMAFDVPADRPYDKGIAPFFESVRGETVEDVTPIWEKLADGATVLQKLEPSPWAPAYGMLTDRFGVTWVVDVAAGAAPTE